In one window of Tenacibaculum mesophilum DNA:
- a CDS encoding PorP/SprF family type IX secretion system membrane protein, protein MKLYLSLIIICTMSICITTSIHAQQDPQYTQYMYNTMNVNPAYAGSRGHTVITALGRMQWVGFEGAPNTQNLSYDTPLGYSGLGLGVNLMNDQVGPSSEIYLDANVSYNIQTGAEGNLAFGLRLGGRLLNIDWSKGTYKDDEVVFQDNINKFLPTVGAGIYYHQPQWYVGLSVPNILRMEHYDAETPGEVAVERMHFFLIAGYVFDINEDLKFKPAALLKGVSGAPLSLDISANLLFNEKFRVGASWRWDDSVSALLGFQATDSLLIGYSYDLTTSNYNVTNSGTHEIMLQYEIFKDIRYRSPRFF, encoded by the coding sequence ATGAAATTATATTTAAGTTTAATTATAATATGTACAATGAGTATTTGTATAACTACAAGTATTCATGCGCAACAAGATCCTCAGTACACACAGTATATGTACAATACAATGAATGTAAACCCTGCTTATGCAGGGTCTAGAGGGCATACAGTAATTACTGCATTAGGTAGAATGCAATGGGTAGGTTTTGAGGGAGCTCCCAATACTCAAAACTTATCATACGATACTCCTTTAGGATATTCTGGGTTAGGATTAGGGGTTAACTTAATGAATGACCAAGTAGGACCATCTAGTGAAATATATTTAGACGCTAATGTATCTTACAATATACAAACAGGTGCAGAAGGAAATTTAGCCTTTGGTTTACGTTTAGGAGGAAGGTTATTAAATATAGATTGGTCAAAAGGAACTTATAAAGATGATGAAGTTGTTTTTCAAGATAATATTAATAAGTTCTTACCAACTGTTGGAGCAGGTATTTATTATCATCAACCACAATGGTATGTTGGATTATCGGTACCTAATATTTTAAGAATGGAACATTACGATGCTGAAACTCCAGGAGAAGTAGCAGTAGAAAGAATGCACTTTTTCTTAATCGCAGGATATGTTTTCGATATAAATGAAGACTTAAAGTTTAAACCAGCAGCTTTGTTAAAAGGAGTTTCAGGGGCACCTCTATCATTAGATATTTCAGCTAATTTACTATTTAATGAGAAGTTTAGAGTTGGAGCTTCTTGGAGATGGGATGATTCTGTAAGTGCACTTTTAGGTTTTCAAGCAACAGACTCTTTACTTATAGGGTATTCATATGATTTAACAACATCAAACTATAATGTAACAAATTCTGGGACACACGAAATTATGCTACAGTATGAAATCTTTAAGGATATTAGATATAGGTCACCGAGATTCTTTTAA
- a CDS encoding OmpA family protein, translated as MKLKKILTLTILLMLTAVGFSQSRKVADRYFEEFSYVQSAKLYKDLVLIKGDSSQHVLTRLAESYYNNSNTEEAEIWYQKLISNFNEKVEEKHLFKYAQALRSNGKYKKSDSIFLRLTQAQKNSLNEELKKENYLLDYTNKEKRIGVRNLAINTPYSEFGGFLLNGKAYFSSSVANDSKKQKIYKWNNQPFLNIYKAEESIQTLEGSKQDTILVLGNVQKLGEPIASELHESTPIFTKDGKTIYFTRNNSEGKKVKRSKNNISNLKIYKASYINGYWVNVKELPFNKDEYSTGHPALSPDEKTLYFVSNMPGGYGQSDIYKVEIKGNDEYGEPVNLGSDINTSEKEVFPYVGNDNVLYFSSNGHLGLGLLDIFQAKIKEDGTFLSPENLGYPFNSKKDDFSFFISENGKRGFFSSNREKGKGDDDIYSFFIYTDPPVCTQIVKGVIENNKTNTPVDAVVVKLINKEKEVIAETISDSSGNYTFKDVPCNNTYTVTATKLDHRSNRSIVRTNNKRNKEIKANLKLTPLIIGNQIVIKPIYFDYDKYDIREDAEYELENIVTVMTNHPELVIKIESHTDSRGRRDYNRFLSDKRAKSTRDYILSRGIASNRIESAIGYGEDNPLNDCVDGKKCTEEEYQLNRRSYFYIVEGSESIEIRQEQEKKRINRRFTTRKSNFLEFLSKNLKKTDRSLRPEDNKCFKEKDSDCQKLNKNVKLNYKK; from the coding sequence ATGAAATTAAAAAAGATACTAACATTAACAATATTGTTAATGCTTACTGCAGTTGGATTTAGCCAAAGTAGAAAAGTAGCAGATCGTTATTTTGAAGAATTTTCTTATGTCCAATCGGCCAAATTATATAAAGATTTAGTATTAATTAAAGGAGATAGCTCTCAACATGTGTTAACTAGGTTAGCTGAGTCTTACTATAATAATTCAAATACAGAAGAAGCAGAAATATGGTATCAAAAACTTATTTCAAATTTTAATGAAAAAGTGGAAGAAAAACATTTGTTTAAATATGCTCAAGCTTTGAGGAGTAATGGAAAGTATAAAAAATCAGATTCTATATTTTTAAGATTAACTCAAGCACAAAAAAATAGTTTAAATGAGGAACTTAAAAAAGAAAACTATTTATTAGACTACACTAATAAAGAAAAGAGAATAGGAGTAAGAAACTTGGCTATAAATACGCCTTATTCAGAATTTGGAGGGTTTTTATTGAATGGAAAAGCATATTTCTCATCATCTGTAGCTAACGACTCAAAAAAACAAAAAATATATAAGTGGAATAATCAACCATTTTTAAATATTTATAAAGCAGAAGAAAGTATACAAACATTAGAAGGTAGTAAGCAAGACACTATCTTAGTTTTAGGTAATGTTCAAAAGCTTGGAGAGCCAATAGCTTCTGAACTTCATGAGTCTACGCCTATCTTTACAAAAGATGGAAAAACTATTTATTTTACAAGAAATAATTCTGAAGGAAAGAAAGTAAAGAGAAGTAAGAACAACATATCTAATTTAAAAATTTATAAAGCCAGTTATATTAATGGTTATTGGGTTAACGTTAAAGAGCTACCATTTAATAAAGATGAATATTCAACAGGTCATCCAGCTTTAAGTCCAGATGAAAAAACATTATACTTTGTTTCTAATATGCCTGGAGGATATGGTCAGTCTGACATTTATAAAGTAGAAATAAAAGGAAATGATGAGTATGGAGAACCAGTAAATTTAGGAAGTGATATAAATACATCAGAGAAAGAAGTCTTTCCGTATGTAGGAAATGATAATGTATTATATTTTTCATCTAACGGGCATTTAGGTTTAGGACTGCTTGATATTTTTCAAGCAAAGATTAAAGAGGATGGTACATTTTTATCACCTGAAAACTTAGGGTATCCATTCAATAGTAAAAAAGACGACTTTTCATTTTTTATAAGTGAAAATGGAAAAAGAGGTTTCTTTTCGTCAAATAGAGAAAAAGGAAAAGGAGATGATGATATTTATAGCTTCTTTATCTATACGGACCCACCAGTATGTACACAAATTGTTAAAGGAGTAATAGAAAACAATAAAACAAATACTCCGGTAGATGCGGTTGTAGTAAAACTAATTAATAAAGAAAAAGAAGTTATAGCAGAAACAATTTCTGATAGTTCAGGTAACTATACTTTTAAAGATGTGCCATGTAATAATACCTATACAGTTACAGCAACTAAATTAGATCATAGATCAAATAGAAGTATAGTTCGAACTAATAATAAGAGAAATAAAGAAATTAAAGCAAACTTAAAGTTAACACCATTAATAATAGGAAACCAAATAGTTATAAAACCTATTTATTTTGATTATGATAAGTATGATATTAGGGAGGATGCAGAGTATGAGTTAGAAAATATTGTAACAGTAATGACTAATCATCCTGAGTTAGTGATAAAAATAGAGTCACATACAGATAGTCGAGGTAGAAGAGATTACAATAGGTTTTTGTCAGATAAAAGAGCAAAATCTACGAGAGATTACATATTATCAAGAGGAATTGCAAGTAATAGGATTGAAAGTGCTATAGGTTATGGTGAAGACAACCCTTTAAATGATTGTGTAGACGGAAAAAAGTGTACTGAAGAAGAATATCAATTAAACAGACGTTCATATTTTTATATAGTAGAAGGGAGTGAATCTATAGAAATAAGACAGGAACAAGAAAAGAAAAGGATCAATAGAAGATTTACGACAAGAAAAAGTAATTTTTT